One segment of Malassezia restricta chromosome V, complete sequence DNA contains the following:
- a CDS encoding solute carrier family 29 (equilibrative nucleoside transporter), member 1/2/3, translating to MTDAECDISQTRPRMLVPVTAALLGMCVLAPFNALVSSIEYFHDAFRLTPLESVFSSGIMTVFNATAVVCAVTALFPQGTKRFMVMKRIQIMLVASMALSSVVIVSIWIRGNDAPRNPTLYYIILLVMSIALALVQTYLQNATMAFCTSLDIHGYVTGYMLLGQALNGVFGSVLNLASSMSASKISHEAVAQNKRSALTVYVSTALLQLVTWWAFRRMLRAPLIKQRMEGWTQVEHDRQGPDMSWTRIKRVQASLVPWSASIFVLFAVTLCVYPGITSRVRTTTQSAWLQNEGVFVALHIVCMNIGDLMGRRLPIIFPATNVRRVSVAIACTAARILFLPFFLMCHLGKHVSSPIPDSLFFLCVWGIGLTSGWLSTSLLICGPQSVNTAHPHGERNILLQQEDSYEIPATERTAAQDATVASMLLSFWIVSGLTAGGALSLLVNILLG from the coding sequence ATGACAGACGCAGAATGTGACATTTCGCAGACCCGTCCGCGAATGCTTGTCCCGGTCACTGCCGCTTTGTTGGGAATGTGTGTACTTGCACCATTTAATGCGCTAGTTTCCTCGATCGAATACTTCCACGATGCGTTCCGACTGACGCCGCTTGAGAGCGTGTTTAGTAGTGGTATCATGACCGTGTTTAATGCCACGGCTGTCGTGTGTGCTGTGACAGCTCTATTCCCGCAAGGCACGAAGCGATTCATGGTGATGAAGCGTATCCAGATCATGCTCGTTGCTTCCATGGCGCTGTCAAGTGTGGTCATTGTATCCATATGGATTCGCGGTAACGACGCACCAAGAAACCCGACCTTGTATTATATCATTCTTTTGGTCATGTCAATTGCTCTCGCTCTGGTTCAAACATACTTGCAAAATGCTACCATGGCATTTTGTACCAGCCTGGATATTCACGGGTACGTCACAGGGTACATGCTGCTGGGTCAGGCTTTGAATGGCGTCTTCGGCAGCGTATTGAATCTGGCTAGCTCCATGTCAGCGTCCAAGATATCACATGAGGCAGTTGCTCAAAACAAGAGGTCAGCTCTCACAGTATATGTGTCAACGGCCCTATTGCAGTTGGTGACTTGGTGGGCCTTtcggcgcatgctgcgtgcgcccTTGATTaagcagcgcatggaaGGATGGACACAAGTCGAACATGACAGACAGGGACCTGACAtgtcatggacgaggatCAAGCGCGTGCAAGCGAGCTTGGTTCCATGGAGTGCTAGCATTTTTGTTTTATTCGCCGTGACACTATGCGTATACCCAGGCATCACGTCGCGGGTGCGTACCACTACTCAAAGCGCATGGCTCCAGAATGAGGGCGTATTTGTGGCACTGCACATCGTCTGCATGAACATCGGTGACCTTATGGGACGACGACTACCGATTATCTTCCCCGCCACGAATGTACGTCGTGTGTCTGTCGCTATCGCATGTACAGCTGCGCGGATTCTGTTCCTGCCATTCTTTCTTATGTGCCATCTGGGCAAGCATGTCTCCAGCCCCATACCTGACAGCTTGTTCTTCCTATGCGTATGGGGCATAGGTCTGACGTCGGGCTGGCTGTCTACCTCTCTTCTTATATGTGGGCCACAAAGCGTGAATACAGCACACCCACACGGCGAGAGAAACATTCTTCTGCAACAAGAGGATTCATATGAGATACCCGCAACGgagcgcacggcggcgcaggacgcgACGGTCGCCTCCATGCTGCTCTCGTTCTGGATCGTAAGTGGTCTGACGGCAGGAGGCGCACTCAGCCTCTTAGTCAATATATTGCTCGGATGA
- a CDS encoding NADH-ubiquinone oxidoreductase 9.5 kDa subunit, producing MGVFSSVARPAVNTFKYMRWAAHERPVVFFSLIVGAIGPIAVVTVPQYRAKLGWKPAERIPVTYPLPDRPRQPVSGYDDE from the exons ATGGGCGTCTTTTCTAGCGTGGCTCGGCCAGCTGTGAACACGTTCAAATACATG CGTTGGGCCGCACATGAGCGCCCCGTCGTGTTTTTCTCCTTGATTGTCGGTGCCATTG GCCCCATCGCTGTCGTTACTGTCCCACAATACCGCGCTAAGCTCGGATGGAAGCCTGCAGAGCGCATTCCTGTCACGTATCCAT TGCCTGACAGGCCACGCCAGCCTGTGAGCGGCTATGATGACGAATAA